One region of Wyeomyia smithii strain HCP4-BCI-WySm-NY-G18 chromosome 3, ASM2978416v1, whole genome shotgun sequence genomic DNA includes:
- the LOC129728461 gene encoding uncharacterized protein LOC129728461 yields MPTPELLRAGFIQAEFLLNSRPLTHIPLETFDDEVLTPFHMLIGRAGEHVSPIAPTVDGFNKEQWKLAQHYGQLFWDRWKTEYLPTLIKRNKWTEEIIPLEENDIVIITDDNVPAGRWLKGRIIKTYPDKDGQVTKADIQTEKGIIKRAATKIAVLDVTQKEKPEGAQHLTSKNMPEEHVMIIHNDVSIKDNVINNNQSNDSNPNNDKVINTKRKLADENFSNWGKRN; encoded by the coding sequence ATGCCTACACCAGAACTACTAAGAGCCGGCTTCATCCAGGCAGAGTTTTTGCTAAATTCCAGACCGCTTACTCATATACCGCTCGAAACGTTCGACGATGAAGTTCTAACACCGTTTCACATGTTGATCGGACGAGCAGGAGAACATGTATCCCCAATTGCACCAACAGTAGATGGATTTAATAAAGAACAATGGAAGCTAGCGCAACACTACGGACAACTCTTTTGGGATCGTTGGAAAACAGAATACCTCCCAACATtaataaaaagaaacaaatggACCGAGGAGATCATTCCACTTGAAGAAAACGATATCGTCATCATCACAGACGACAACGTACCAGCTGGAAGATGGTTGAAGGGGCGTATAATAAAAACATACCCCGATAAAGATGGACAAGTCACAAAGGCTGACATACAAACGGAAAAGGGCATTATAAAAAGAGCAGCGACGAAAATAGCGGTTCTCGACGTTACACAGAAGGAGAAACCAGAAGGCGCTCAACATCTCACATCAAAGAACATGCCGGAGGAACACGTTATGATCATACACAACGACGTTAGCATCAAGGACAACGTAATCAACAACAACCAAAGCAACGACTCCAACCCAAACAACGACAAGGTCATCAATACGAAACGTAAACTAGCGGACGAAAATTTCTCTAACTGGGGAAAAAGAAATTAA
- the LOC129728462 gene encoding uncharacterized protein LOC129728462, translated as MVKFVDNPIGHCRMCIESDEKGVLVECCECDRWFHLACVGLKDPPRSEDYWTCQKCYKIAENQQKMEEKLKKLEAQAQNGRSSLTFRSVAQAKGKRTPSSERTTTTEEILRIHQKTMEALVKQLQVKPEPTSDISLAQPNQNEDWTIYLKRQALADLPRFDGAPKDWPKFKKTYEETTKAGAFTNLENLNRLQKVLRGNAAKTVSQLLIDPENVKKIIERLEETYGRPEAIYNELLHELIKIRKENKSALLEIADALDNLVSTINVINCAQYLNDPRLVDTIVKKLPYNIQIKWAEELSKENIHCPDLKTLSEWIKPLAKIQRMVNPSIESSERKSRVNIHQDNRKKFYNKCPFREKDHKVYECDTFKKMNTEARRKIVTQKRLCFGCLGANHLMKDCERARTCDIDKCQEKHSRWLHPRNKKNVDKANKMMTTPKEEIVEKLVTTENASSSNSGTTNHHQTFRNNIYFQIIPITLRNKGKEVNTFAFLDAGSSLTLIEEQIADDLGLKGRSNLLKLTWTQNVTKQSNSRQVQVTLVGPSKKPFILKGVRTIDNLQLPIQSLDMDAMKKRYDHLKDLPIESYTVARPSILIGLDNAHLLMPMDRRMLDENSPMAMRTKLGWFLFGNLKLNIAQDYVMAIQENDEMRNMMKRYLSTEDFGVKTVESLPKGKEDKRVEEIINDTLKYLGNRYEIGMLFRQDDVKFPDTYQNALRRLTLSEKMLAKNEKLKQWAILNFKEYVAKGYARKLTPAELLTPTNKVYYLPHFIVINQNKNKPRLVFDAKAEVKGVSLNSTLLPGPDATTSIFGILLRFRERNIVISGDIQEMFHQVRIRPEDQHVLRFLWRDCDTSKPPEVYVMMIMIFGATCSPACAQIVKNFNAKKFEKTHPAAATAIVKQHYVDDYLDSFHTQEQAVQTVNDVITIHEKGGFFIRNFISNKCELLHSLPENRLMDSNKKDITDKESHVERVLGLHWNTQHDYFSYQLRLDKLNAEALKTLNTPTKREVLSFVMSIYDPLGLISHKIIEGKIILQELHKESMEWDDTITSRILPRWRNWISTLKLMGNLKIPRSLHIKIGAPLELHTFVDASENAFAAVIYIKCGNTVSLVAAKSRVAPIKTLSIPRLELQAAVLGSRLAETIVNEIRPTISKRIYWSDSQTVLAWIRSDHRKYKPFVDHRIGEILDTTTVQQWRWVPSLQNPADEATKEVKRKSIWINGPGFLHFQENNWPTQKPIEETSEESKDILALHITTEIQQYDFIRENRYSNYWKLVQHLCILQKFVNWIAERKHFIKAINRNDRDIVENTLYKKAQWEAFPVEMMDLTKNKQLTKQGPLSSL; from the exons ATGGTTAAGTTTGTGGATAACCCGATTGGGCACTGTCGGATGTGCATCGAATCCGACGAGAAAGGTGTACTTGTGGAATGCTGCGAATGTGACCGTTGGTTCCACTTGGCATGCGTGGGACTGAAGGACCCGCCGAGAAGTGAGGACTACTGGACATGCCAAAAATGCTACAAGATTGCAGAAAATCAGCAAAAGATGGAAGAAAAACTTAAGAAATTGGAAGCCcaagcacagaacggaaggtcatct ttgaccttccgttctgtggccCAAGCCAAAGGCAAACGAACACCATCGTCGGAAAGAACGACAACAACCGAAGAAATATTGCGTATTCATCAGAAAACTATGGAGGCTCTCGTTAAGCAGCTCCAAGTTAAACCCGAACCAACTTCAGATATCAGTCTGGCCCAACCCAATCAAAACGAAGATTGGACAATCTACCTGAAAAGGCAAGCTCTGGCTGACTTGCCTAGGTTTGATGGCGCGCCAAAAGATTGGCCAAAATTTAAGAAAACATACGAAGAAACCACAAAAGCAGGAGCTTTTACTAATCTTGAAAACTTAAACCGGCTGCAGAAGGTTCTGCGTGGAAATGCCGCAAAAACTGTGAGTCAACTGCTGATCGACCCGGAGAATGTCAAGAAAATAATCGAAAGACTAGAAGAAACATACGGTCGACCAGAGGCGATTTATAACGAACTTCTCCACGAACTAATAAAAATTCGTAAGGAGAATAAAAGTGCATTATTAGAAATAGCAGATGCACTGGATAATCTCGTGAGTACAATAAATGTAATCAATTGTGCTCAATATCTGAACGACCCTCGTTTGGTCGATACTATAGTAAAGAAATTGCCCTATAATATTCAAATAAAGTGGGCTGAAGAATTGAGCAAAGAAAACATTCATTGCCCAGATTTAAAAACACTGAGTGAATGGATAAAACCACTCGCCAAAATTCAGAGGATGGTTAACCCTTCGATCGAGAGCTCTGAAAGGAAGTCAAGAGTAAACATTCACCAAGATAACCGGAAAAAGTTCTACAACAAATGTCCATTTCGCGAAAAGGACCACAAAGTCTATGAATGTGATACATTCAAAAAAATGAACACGGAAGCAAGgagaaaaattgttacacaaaaACGACTTTGCTTTGGGTGTCTAGGAGCAAACCATCTAATGAAAGATTGCGAACGTGCTAGAACATGTGACATCGATAAATGCCAGGAAAAACATAGTAGATGGCTACATCCGAGAAATAAGAAAAACGTAGACAAGGCCAACAAAATGATGACGACGCCGAAAGAAGAAATCGTAGAAAAGCTTGTAACCACAGAAAACGCTTCATCTTCTAACTCTGGAACTACAAATCACCATCAAACATTcagaaataatatttatttccaaattaTTCCCATAACACTTAGAAACAAGGGAAAGGAAGTAAATACGTTTGCTTTCTTAGACGCCGGCTCATCACTAACTTTAATCGAGGAACAAATTGCTGATGATCTCGGCCTAAAGGGACGCTCGAATCTTCTCAAACTCACCTGGACGCAAAACGTCACCAAGCAATCGAACAGCAGGCAGGTACAAGTTACACTCGTCGGACCTTCAAAGAAACCATTTATCCTGAAGGGCGTAAGAACAATTGACAACCTCCAGCTACCAATTCAATCTCTAGACATGGATGCTATGAAAAAACGATACGATCATCTGAAAGACTTACCCATTGAAAGCTATACGGTAGCACGACCATCAATACTAATTGGTCTCGACAACGCGCATCTACTAATGCCTATGGACAGAAGAATGTTAGACGAGAATTCTCCTATGGCTATGAGAACCAAACTAGGATGGTTTCTCTTTGGTAACCTCAAGTTGAATATCGCACAAGACTATGTCATGGCAATACAGGAAAACGACGAGATGCGAAACATGATGAAGCGGTATCTCAGCACAGAAGATTTTGGAGTCAAAACAGTCGAAAGTCTGCCAAAGGGTAAGGAGGACAAAAGAGTTGAAGAAATAATCAACGACACACTGAAATATCTAGGGAATAGATATGAAATTGGAATGCTGTTCAGACAGGACGATGTCAAATTCCCTGACACTTACCAAAACGCCTTAAGACGATTAACTCTGTCAGAGAAAATGCTTGCGAAAAATGAGAAACTCAAGCAATGGGCCATACTTAACTTTAAAGAGTACGTTGCGAAAGGATATGCCAGAAAATTAACACCAGCAGAATTACTTACACCTACAAACAAAGTTTACTATCTACCACACTTTATcgtcataaatcaaaacaagaacaaaccaagattAGTGTTTGACGCCAAAGCAGAAGTTAAGGGTGTCTCATTAAACTCAACCCTTTTACCGGGGCCGGACGCCACAACATCGATCTTCGGAATATTACTACGTTTTAGAGAAAGAAACATAGTGATAAGCGGTGACATCCAGGAAATGTTTCATCAAGTAAGAATTCGTCCGGAGGATCAGCACGTACTACGCTTCTTATGGAGAGATTGCGATACATCAAAACCACCGGAAGTATACGTCATGATGATTATGATATTTGGCGCCACCTGTTCACCGGCCTGCGCTCAAATAGTAAAAAACTTTAATgcgaaaaaattcgaaaaaactcACCCCGCCGCAGCAACCGCTATTGTAAAACAACACTACGTCGACGATTACCTAGACAGCTTCCACACTCAAGAACAAGCAGTTCAAACAGTCAACGATGTTATAACAATCCACGAAAAGGGAGGTTTCTTCATAAGAAACTTCATATCAAACAAATGCGAGTTACTTCACTCACTCCCCGAAAACCGGTTAATGGATTCAAACAAGAAAGATATAACTGACAAAGAGTCTCACGTAGAAAGGGTCCTAGGGCTACACTGGAATACACAACACGATTATTTTAGTTACCAACTAAGGTTGGATAAACTAAATGCAGAAGCATTAAAAACGTTAAACACACCGACAAAAAGAGAAGTACTTTCATTCGTGATGAGTATCTATGACCCGCTCGGATTAATATCGCACAAAATTATAGAAGGAAAAATAATCCTCCAAGAATTACATAAGGAATCGATGGAATGGGACGACACAATCACGTCACGCATTCTGCCCCGATGGCGAAATTGGATCAGTACGTTAAAACTGATGGGAAATCTAAAAATCCCAAGAAGTCTTCACATAAAAATCGGAGCACCTCTAGAACTCCACACGTTCGTAGATGCAAGTGAAAATGCGTTTGCCGCAGTAATTTACATAAAATGCGGAAATACCGTTAGCCTTGTGGCAGCTAAATCGAGAGTAGCACCTATTAAAACACTTTCAATACCACGATTAGAGTTGCAAGCAGCTGTGCTAGGCTCCCGGCTAGCAGAAACAATAGTAAATGAAATACGTCCGACAATATCAAAAAGAATATATTGGTCTGACTCGCAAACAGTCTTAGCATGGATTCGATCTGATCATCGTAAATATAAGCCTTTCGTGGACCACCGCATAGGAGAAATTCTAGATACAACAACCGTACAACAGTGGCGTTGGGTCCCATCGCTGCAAAACCCAGCTGACGAAGCAACGAAGgaagtgaaaagaaaatctaTTTGGATAAATGGACCTGGATTCCTGCATTTTCAGGAAAACAACTGGCCTACGCAAAAACCAATTGAAGAAACCTCAGAAGAATCTAAGGATATATTAGCACTACATATAACAACAGAAATACAGCAATATGATTTCATACGAGAAAACCGCTACTCAAATTACTGGAAACTAGTTCAACACCTATGTATACTACAGAAATTTGTCAATTGGATCGCAGAAAGGAAACATTTCATAAAAGCTATAAACAGAAATGATCGAGACATCGTCGAAAATACGCTTTACAAAAAGGCCCAATGGGAAGCATTTCCTGTCGAAATGATGGACCtaactaaaaataaacaattaaccAAGCAAGGTCCTTTATCAAGCCTGTGA